The Onthophagus taurus isolate NC chromosome 2, IU_Otau_3.0, whole genome shotgun sequence genome includes a window with the following:
- the LOC111415772 gene encoding uncharacterized protein yields MDNKISCVVFLLVLTRFFIGIIGNPPDWNKTGSFLDVPTNPPEPCGEDTPCGWGLYDRFSREVDSYMQNRNCYCEEGTACYRQEDNRMKLAFIYRCRVSDPRDTGEYNPW; encoded by the exons atggataacaaaatttcttgtGTTGTCTTCTTACTGGTTTTAACCAGATTTTTTATTGGAATAATTGGAAACCCT CCCGATTGGAACAAAACCGGATCATTTTTAGACGTTCCCACGAATCCTCCAGAACCTTGCGGTGAAGATACGCCATGTGGTTGGGGCTTATACGACCGGTTTTCACGCGAGGTTGATAGTTACATGCAAAAcag GAATTGTTATTGCGAAGAAGGAACAGCTTGTTACCGTCAAGAAGATAACAGAATGAAGCTTGCTTTTATTTATCGATGTAGAGTAAGCGATCCTCGGGATACCGGGGAATACAACCCGTGgtag